From Chloroflexota bacterium:
ACCAAGTTTAAATTCGTGAACTCCAGGAATGGCTTCGATGAAGCTTTGGAGAAGGCAAGACTTGAGATGGTCAAAGCCGGTGGAATTTCTGGGGCTTGCCGAACTTGATATCCACCATCATCGGCTCGGAGAAGACGAAGGCATCGGCGGAAAGATGCGAACTGAGCCCCAGGAATTTTCCGTCCAGCCGTTGCTCTACGGTCATCGGCAGAGCCAGGGCGGCCAGGGAGTCAACGCCTATATGTGGCTGCCTGGTCAGGATTTCCTGCACCCGCACCAGGATACGGCGCTGCTCAAACTCCCATAGCCTATTTACCTTCTGGTCTAATTCTGACTCGATCTCCTCTGCCAGGCCGTAGGCCCTCAGGCTACGGCGCTCCTCCAGCTCTGCAACATGTTCGTGCTCGATCTTGCCCTCCTTCATCTTGTATGTGGTGGGCCTGCGCCGGGGCAAAGCGTAGGTGAAATAGACCACC
This genomic window contains:
- a CDS encoding DUF911 domain-containing protein, which gives rise to MPAGMEGQLIPPPSPLPPIPCSLVLTVSDVKQFAYCPRVVYFTYALPRRRPTTYKMKEGKIEHEHVAELEERRSLRAYGLAEEIESELDQKVNRLWEFEQRRILVRVQEILTRQPHIGVDSLAALALPMTVEQRLDGKFLGLSSHLSADAFVFSEPMMVDIKFGKPQKFHRL